CAGAAGCTCGAGGCCGACTGGCGCCTGCTGGCGGCCATCGGCTACCAGGAGTCCATGTGGCAGCCCGACGCGACTTCCAAGACCGGCGTACGCGGCCTGATGATGTTGACCAACCGCACCGCACAGGCGATGGGCGTGGCCAATCGTCTGGACGCCAAGCAAAGCATCCAGGGCGGCAGCAAGTATTACATCCAGATCAAGGACGAACTGCCCGAGAGCATCAAGGACCCGGACCGCACATGGTTCGCCCTGGCCGCCTACAACATCGGCGGCGCCCATCTGGACGACGCACGCAAGCTGGCCGAACAGGAAGGACTGAACCCGAACAAGTGGCTCGATGTAAAGAAGATGCTGCCGCGCCTGTCGCAGAAGGCTTGGTATCGCAAGACTCGCTACGGCTACGCGCGTGGCGGCGAGACCGTGCACTTCGTGCAGAACGTGCGCCGCTACTACGACATCCTCACCTGGGTGACCCAGCCGCAGATGGAAGGCAGCCAGCTCGCCGAGAGCGGCCTGCACCTGCCGGGGGTGAACAAGAACAAGCCCCAGGACAACCCGCAGGATGAAAAGCTCTAGCGGACCACGGACATGAAAAAGCCCGGCATCAGCCGGGCTTTTTCGTTTCGCAGGACAGCGCGCTACCAACCCGAGGGCAGCAGGTTCAGCGCACTGCAGATCGCGTAGACGGCGCTGGACAGGTAGATCAGCACGATCACCGCCTGGATTGCCGGGTTGGCGATCCAGCCGCATTTCCAGGCAGGCTCGAAGTCGCCATTCTTACGCGCCGAACGCAGCATCAGGATCGGCATGATCGACAGAATCACACCGCTGAAGGCACCGGCGAAGTACAGCGCGTTGACGAAGCCGACCAGACCGCTATAGGCCAGCACGAATGGCGGCAGCGCCACGATGGCCAGCACCAGCAGGCGGGTCCTGGGCTGGTTCTCCGGGCCGAGTTTGTGGAACTTGTCGAAGATATTGGTCAGGAAGCTGCCGCCTAGCCCCCAGTAGGATGTGAGCATGGCACACAGGGCGAAGGTGTTGGCGGTGAAGAACGCCCATTGCCCCAACGCCTTGCCCCACGCCAGGGTCGCGACCTCGGATTGGTTCTCCAGGCCGGTCAGCGCAATCACCGACATCGGCACGATGCTCAGCAGGATGAAAGTCGTCAGCATCCCGGTGATAACCGCCTTGGGCAGTTGCCTGGGCGCATGGCTGAAGCCGCGCGCCATCTCCGGCACGATGTACTGGGCGGAGAAGCAGAACACCGCGATGTTGAACACCGGCACCATGTAGATCCAGTCGCCTTCGAGCAGGCGCTGGAACTCGGTGTTGTCGTTCAGCAGGGTAGCGGCGACCAGAATCACGATCATGGTGACCATGCCGATGCTGATGAACTTCTCGCCCTTGCCAATGGCCCCGAGGCCCATGTAGAGCACGGCGGCGGCGGGAACGAAGAACAGCAGGCTGCCCAGTGCCGGGCTGATGCCGAAGAACGCCGCGAGAAT
The Pseudomonas triclosanedens DNA segment above includes these coding regions:
- a CDS encoding aromatic amino acid transport family protein; this translates as MSQSGNTPFQGTIASEAVDSSGLEVKRLSFLEAVAMIVGTNIGAGVLSMAYASRKAGFMPLLLWLAVAGIFTTISMLYVSETALRTRTHNQLSGLAQRYVGSFGAWAIFLSVAVNSIGALIAYMSGSGKILAAFFGISPALGSLLFFVPAAAVLYMGLGAIGKGEKFISIGMVTMIVILVAATLLNDNTEFQRLLEGDWIYMVPVFNIAVFCFSAQYIVPEMARGFSHAPRQLPKAVITGMLTTFILLSIVPMSVIALTGLENQSEVATLAWGKALGQWAFFTANTFALCAMLTSYWGLGGSFLTNIFDKFHKLGPENQPRTRLLVLAIVALPPFVLAYSGLVGFVNALYFAGAFSGVILSIMPILMLRSARKNGDFEPAWKCGWIANPAIQAVIVLIYLSSAVYAICSALNLLPSGW